A genomic region of Candidatus Limnocylindrales bacterium contains the following coding sequences:
- a CDS encoding efflux RND transporter periplasmic adaptor subunit: MKGLVKQVMGVILIALVGYLGNDYYQKKQVLPVKAVTVKRGDIVETVSSTATGTIESDQEVTISAEVSGRIEKLYVKEGDYIEGGKPLLHLEKSEAQAQVQQARANLLAAEARLKEAQTGYQMSKALIQPQLDEAKANLQHAEGTLNRIRKLYVQGIMPKDRLDEAERAYTIARAQYETALANKSQVRAKEQEVASAYAAREQMKAALTLAEIGLSRKVIMAPFSGLITEVSVKQGEFITPGQPIARIVDTSKLYISATIDEADVRKVKVGQEVRVTLDAFPNKTFQGVVSEISPVISAKKLETRTSKVKVRLNSEMEGLMPGLSADIEIIVGKGQNVLYVPTAAIMERETKKMVFTIEKGKAQRREVRTGLSNWDYTEILDGLKEGEQIITTLDDPALKEGKSIILSP, encoded by the coding sequence ATGAAAGGTTTAGTTAAACAGGTCATGGGAGTGATTTTAATAGCTCTGGTGGGTTATCTGGGAAATGATTACTATCAGAAAAAGCAAGTATTGCCTGTAAAAGCGGTTACGGTAAAGAGAGGAGATATTGTAGAAACGGTTTCTTCAACGGCCACTGGAACAATTGAATCCGATCAAGAGGTAACTATCAGCGCCGAAGTATCGGGTCGGATTGAAAAACTTTATGTTAAAGAAGGGGATTATATAGAAGGGGGTAAACCACTCCTTCACCTGGAAAAGAGCGAAGCCCAGGCGCAAGTCCAGCAAGCCAGGGCTAATTTGCTGGCTGCAGAAGCTCGATTAAAGGAAGCTCAAACCGGTTATCAAATGAGCAAGGCGCTTATTCAACCTCAATTGGACGAAGCCAAAGCCAATCTTCAGCATGCCGAAGGTACGTTAAATCGAATTCGGAAGTTATATGTGCAGGGGATTATGCCCAAAGATAGGTTGGATGAGGCCGAACGGGCTTATACCATTGCACGGGCTCAATATGAAACAGCCCTAGCTAATAAATCTCAGGTTCGTGCAAAAGAACAGGAAGTTGCTTCTGCCTATGCTGCCCGGGAACAGATGAAGGCTGCTTTAACGCTGGCAGAAATCGGCCTGAGTCGTAAGGTCATTATGGCACCTTTCTCAGGTTTAATCACGGAAGTCTCTGTCAAACAGGGAGAGTTTATTACTCCTGGACAACCCATCGCAAGGATCGTTGATACTTCAAAACTGTATATCAGCGCAACCATTGATGAGGCCGATGTTAGAAAGGTTAAAGTAGGCCAAGAGGTCCGCGTAACCTTGGACGCTTTTCCCAATAAAACCTTTCAGGGAGTCGTTTCGGAAATCTCCCCGGTCATTTCGGCTAAAAAGTTAGAGACTCGAACCTCCAAAGTGAAAGTTAGACTGAATTCCGAAATGGAAGGGCTAATGCCGGGACTTTCCGCCGATATCGAGATTATTGTGGGAAAAGGTCAAAATGTTCTCTATGTTCCAACGGCGGCTATTATGGAAAGGGAAACTAAGAAGATGGTTTTTACCATCGAGAAGGGAAAAGCTCAACGGCGTGAAGTAAGAACTGGTCTATCCAATTGGGACTATACGGAGATTTTAGACGGTCTGAAGGAGGGGGAACAAATTATTACAACCCTGGATGATCCGGCTCTTAAGGAGGGAAAATCCATCATCCTCAGCCCATAA
- a CDS encoding RNA polymerase sigma factor RpoD/SigA, producing MAIKTAKMSKMTTDASGDKNLWLYLQEIGRIPTTTREEEKELAQRIQKGDREALNRLVEGNLKFVVKVAQGFQGTGLPLSDLINEGNLGLIEAAKRFDPAKNVKFISYAVWWIRQAILRALSEKGRTIRLPLKQEGLAVKLGKISQELSQEGKELTLKEIAERMDISEEEVRDIQEFSQRPLSLDMSTTDDEKVTLMNLIANKDGLSPDEILIKHTLIEELQRLLEELDPREATILRLRYGIDEEGPMTLEEIGERLHLSRERVRQLEKRAKEKLKKRAIAKSLSDYLN from the coding sequence ATGGCTATAAAAACAGCCAAAATGTCCAAAATGACAACGGATGCTTCCGGTGATAAAAACCTCTGGCTTTACCTGCAAGAAATCGGGAGGATTCCTACCACTACCCGAGAAGAAGAAAAAGAATTGGCCCAGAGAATCCAGAAAGGGGATCGTGAAGCATTGAACCGCTTAGTAGAAGGAAATCTAAAATTCGTAGTTAAAGTTGCCCAAGGTTTTCAAGGAACTGGTTTGCCTTTGAGCGACTTAATCAATGAGGGAAACCTCGGACTTATTGAAGCGGCCAAGCGATTCGATCCGGCGAAGAATGTTAAATTCATTTCCTATGCAGTCTGGTGGATTCGACAGGCTATTTTACGGGCTTTATCTGAAAAAGGTCGAACCATTCGTCTGCCCTTAAAACAAGAAGGACTTGCAGTAAAACTCGGTAAAATATCCCAAGAACTCTCTCAAGAGGGAAAAGAACTTACTTTGAAAGAAATCGCTGAACGAATGGATATTTCAGAAGAGGAAGTTCGAGACATCCAGGAATTCTCACAAAGACCTTTGTCCTTAGATATGTCAACGACCGATGATGAAAAAGTTACCTTGATGAACCTGATCGCCAATAAAGACGGTCTTTCACCCGATGAGATTTTGATTAAACATACCCTCATTGAAGAACTTCAAAGACTTTTGGAGGAATTAGACCCTAGGGAAGCAACCATTTTACGACTGCGCTATGGAATAGACGAGGAAGGGCCTATGACACTGGAAGAAATCGGAGAAAGGTTACATCTCAGTCGAGAAAGGGTTCGACAACTGGAGAAGCGGGCCAAAGAGAAATTAAAAAAGCGGGCAATTGCCAAAAGCTTAAGCGACTACCTGAATTAA
- a CDS encoding ABC transporter ATP-binding protein: MIQLKDISKVYALGAQEVEVLRNISLEIKPGEFLSLVGPSGSGKSTLMNILGCLDKPTRGSYFFEGVSVADLNDDQLAEIRNKKIGFVFQSFHLLPRINALQNVELPLIYAGVPRSKRKERAREVLTAVDLADRIHHKPNELSGGQRQRVAIARALVNNPQIILADEPTGNLDTRSGNEILQIFEKLNRQGVTLVIVTHDLSIAQRTHRIVTLRDGEIIKDETRRKEREGEGMERRWR, translated from the coding sequence ATGATTCAGCTTAAAGATATTTCAAAGGTGTATGCTCTGGGAGCCCAAGAAGTAGAGGTTTTGCGTAACATTTCTTTGGAAATTAAACCCGGAGAGTTTCTATCTTTAGTAGGTCCTTCTGGGTCTGGTAAGTCTACGTTGATGAATATCTTAGGTTGTCTGGATAAACCAACGCGCGGATCTTATTTTTTTGAAGGAGTTTCGGTTGCCGATTTAAACGATGATCAGTTGGCCGAAATTCGAAACAAGAAAATCGGATTTGTGTTTCAATCGTTCCATCTCCTCCCCCGAATTAATGCTTTACAAAATGTGGAACTCCCCCTTATTTATGCCGGAGTACCCCGCTCAAAGAGAAAAGAGAGAGCCCGAGAGGTTCTGACAGCAGTTGACCTTGCCGATCGGATCCATCATAAACCCAATGAACTTTCCGGAGGTCAACGTCAAAGGGTTGCCATTGCCAGGGCTCTGGTTAATAACCCTCAGATTATTCTGGCAGATGAACCCACAGGAAATCTCGATACCAGATCGGGAAATGAAATCCTACAGATTTTTGAAAAACTCAACCGGCAAGGGGTAACCCTGGTTATTGTAACCCATGATCTCTCTATTGCCCAAAGAACCCACCGTATTGTGACCTTACGGGATGGAGAGATTATTAAAGATGAAACCAGAAGGAAAGAAAGAGAGGGTGAAGGAATGGAGAGACGGTGGAGATAG
- the sat gene encoding sulfate adenylyltransferase, producing the protein MKTLEKEMVHSILPHGGRLINRVLEGEQRQNALDRIERMERIYLSNREISDLEMIAVGAFSPLEGFMGREDYESVVYRMRLANGLPWTIPITLSVSKEKADTLKIGEEIALYSQTEVPVGILHLQEKYTYDKEIEAKHVFLTTELKHPGVAYLYEMKEILLGGRITLLNRINYDYYDKYRLDPKETRYLFRYKGWHRVVAFQTRNPIHRAHEYIQKCALETVDGLLIHPLVGETKGDDIPAEIRMKCYLALIENYYPKDRVLLAVFPAAMRYAGPREAIFHALVRKNYGCTHFIVGRDHAGVGNYYGTYDAQKIFSRFGKDEIGITPVFFDHTFYCRRCGHMASEKTCVHSDEHRVILSGTKVREMLRAGEMLPDEFTRREVSKILIEAYRETK; encoded by the coding sequence ATGAAAACATTAGAAAAAGAGATGGTGCATTCTATTCTTCCCCATGGTGGAAGGCTGATCAACAGAGTTTTGGAAGGGGAACAACGTCAAAATGCTTTGGATCGGATCGAACGGATGGAAAGGATTTATTTGAGCAACCGAGAGATTTCCGACCTGGAAATGATTGCCGTAGGAGCCTTCTCTCCCCTGGAGGGGTTTATGGGGCGGGAGGACTATGAAAGTGTCGTTTATCGGATGCGTCTGGCCAATGGACTCCCCTGGACCATTCCTATTACCCTTTCCGTCTCTAAAGAGAAAGCGGACACTCTCAAGATCGGTGAGGAAATAGCCCTTTATAGTCAGACCGAGGTTCCGGTAGGTATTTTACATTTACAAGAGAAATACACGTACGATAAAGAAATAGAGGCTAAACATGTTTTTTTAACAACCGAGCTTAAACATCCCGGCGTTGCTTATTTATATGAAATGAAAGAGATCCTTTTGGGGGGTCGGATAACGCTCCTGAATCGAATCAATTATGATTACTATGACAAATATCGCCTGGATCCTAAAGAAACTCGTTACCTATTCCGATACAAAGGCTGGCATCGGGTGGTGGCCTTTCAGACCCGAAATCCCATCCACAGGGCCCACGAATACATTCAGAAGTGTGCCCTGGAAACGGTGGACGGACTCCTGATTCATCCCCTTGTTGGAGAAACGAAAGGGGATGATATCCCTGCAGAGATTCGGATGAAGTGCTATCTGGCCTTGATTGAAAATTATTATCCAAAAGATCGGGTTCTGCTGGCTGTTTTTCCCGCTGCCATGAGATATGCAGGGCCCAGAGAAGCCATTTTCCATGCACTGGTACGAAAAAATTATGGTTGCACGCACTTCATCGTAGGACGCGATCATGCCGGGGTTGGTAATTATTACGGTACTTACGATGCCCAAAAGATATTTAGCCGATTTGGAAAAGATGAAATTGGAATCACGCCGGTTTTCTTCGATCACACGTTTTATTGCAGACGTTGCGGACACATGGCTTCTGAGAAGACCTGTGTTCATTCAGATGAACATCGGGTTATATTAAGCGGGACCAAGGTACGAGAAATGCTCCGGGCCGGTGAAATGCTTCCGGATGAATTTACCCGACGGGAGGTATCCAAAATTTTGATCGAAGCTTACCGTGAAACAAAATAA
- a CDS encoding alkaline phosphatase family protein produces the protein MATQKKVAIIGLDSAAPELIFDQWAADLPNLTLLRQQGIYGELESCDPPITVPAWMTMMTSKDPGQLGVYGFRNRKDYSYDGLYFANSRSIREDTVWDILSRLGRKVILVGIPQTYPPKAINGQMITCFLTPSTKSQYTYPPELRQEVEDLVGEYILDADNFRTEDKEDLLRRIHEMTRRRFKVAKYLLKNKEWDFFMMVEMGVDRIHHGFWKYFDKGHRKYEPGNSFESAIKEYYRYIDQEIGEILSLLDRDTVTLVVSDHGAKRMEGGICVNEWLIQEGYLKLRSYPNEVIPFSKAEVDWERTKVWSEGGYYARVFMNVKGREPQGAIDPKDYEKIRDELIAKLEAMTDENGKNIGTRVFRPEQLYIQCNNVPPDLIVYFGNLDWRSVGSIGLKTIHTFENDTGPDDANHAKYGTFILRDPQKRIGKRVDGLQIMDIAPTVLNLMGLEVPRDMRGKVIPY, from the coding sequence ATGGCTACGCAAAAAAAAGTTGCGATTATCGGATTGGATAGCGCGGCCCCTGAGTTAATTTTTGACCAATGGGCTGCAGATTTACCCAACCTAACTCTGCTCCGACAGCAGGGTATTTACGGAGAACTGGAAAGTTGTGATCCTCCCATTACCGTACCCGCCTGGATGACCATGATGACCAGCAAAGATCCCGGCCAACTGGGGGTTTATGGTTTTCGGAATCGAAAAGATTACTCCTATGATGGACTATATTTTGCCAACTCTCGGTCTATTCGAGAAGACACCGTATGGGACATTCTCTCCCGTCTGGGAAGAAAGGTTATCTTAGTTGGAATTCCTCAAACCTATCCCCCCAAAGCCATCAACGGCCAGATGATCACCTGTTTTCTCACTCCCAGTACCAAAAGTCAGTATACCTACCCCCCGGAACTACGACAAGAGGTGGAAGATCTGGTCGGGGAATATATCCTAGATGCCGATAACTTCAGGACTGAGGATAAAGAAGATTTACTCCGTCGCATCCATGAGATGACCCGTCGTCGTTTTAAAGTCGCCAAGTACTTATTGAAGAACAAGGAATGGGATTTTTTCATGATGGTGGAAATGGGAGTTGACCGTATTCATCACGGTTTTTGGAAGTATTTTGACAAAGGACATCGAAAATATGAACCGGGAAATTCCTTTGAGAGTGCCATTAAGGAGTATTACCGGTATATCGATCAGGAGATAGGGGAAATTCTCTCCTTGCTGGACAGAGATACCGTCACCCTGGTCGTCTCAGATCATGGCGCCAAGCGTATGGAAGGTGGAATCTGTGTTAACGAATGGTTAATCCAGGAAGGTTATCTCAAGCTCAGGTCTTATCCCAACGAAGTGATTCCCTTTTCCAAAGCGGAAGTGGACTGGGAACGTACAAAGGTTTGGAGTGAAGGTGGCTACTATGCCCGGGTATTCATGAACGTGAAGGGCCGGGAACCCCAGGGAGCCATTGATCCCAAGGATTACGAAAAAATTCGAGATGAGTTAATCGCAAAGCTGGAGGCTATGACCGATGAAAATGGTAAAAATATTGGAACCCGGGTGTTTAGACCGGAACAGCTTTATATCCAGTGTAACAATGTCCCTCCGGATTTGATCGTTTATTTTGGAAATCTAGACTGGAGATCCGTAGGAAGCATCGGACTCAAGACCATTCACACTTTCGAGAACGATACAGGTCCCGATGATGCCAATCATGCCAAATATGGAACCTTTATTCTCCGAGATCCTCAAAAGAGAATAGGAAAACGGGTTGACGGACTTCAAATCATGGATATCGCGCCAACAGTCTTAAATCTCATGGGTCTGGAAGTTCCCAGGGATATGCGAGGTAAAGTCATTCCTTATTAA
- a CDS encoding SMP-30/gluconolactonase/LRE family protein: MSWKFEIIAGPMELTEGPAWDGTGLLFSNIPKSRIMRYDPQTGQCTEVRSGTNNANGLMLDKNGRLYACEGGSGGRRIVRYEPDGSTTVICDRFEGKRFNSPNDLAIDLQGRIWFTDPRYGDFRADMELDHESVFRADPQLDGTWRVKRMTYDTTCPNGLLLSPDNKILYVAQSKYGENEKRELRAYPIKEDDTLGPYEVLHNFYPHRGIDGMVMDTEGNIIATAGWKQSGPGPMIYVFAPNGRVLETHPVPVDRPTNCTFGDSDLRTLYVTTFEGYLLRARTERQGLLIYPPLQKSP; this comes from the coding sequence ATGAGTTGGAAATTTGAGATAATAGCCGGTCCCATGGAACTCACAGAAGGCCCTGCCTGGGATGGAACCGGGCTTCTATTCAGTAATATTCCTAAAAGTCGGATTATGCGCTATGATCCACAAACCGGACAATGTACGGAGGTCCGAAGCGGTACTAATAACGCCAATGGTCTCATGCTAGATAAAAATGGACGCCTCTATGCATGTGAAGGGGGTAGCGGGGGGCGACGGATTGTCCGTTATGAGCCTGATGGGAGTACTACCGTCATCTGTGATCGATTTGAAGGCAAGCGTTTTAACAGTCCTAACGATTTAGCTATAGATCTTCAAGGTCGGATTTGGTTTACCGACCCTCGTTATGGTGACTTCCGCGCCGATATGGAACTCGATCATGAATCTGTTTTTCGCGCCGATCCACAACTGGACGGAACCTGGAGGGTCAAACGAATGACCTATGATACCACCTGCCCTAATGGACTGCTTCTCTCGCCAGATAATAAGATTCTCTATGTGGCTCAAAGCAAGTATGGTGAAAATGAAAAGCGCGAACTGCGAGCCTATCCCATTAAAGAGGATGATACCCTAGGACCCTATGAGGTATTACATAACTTTTATCCCCATCGAGGAATTGACGGCATGGTCATGGATACGGAAGGCAATATTATTGCCACCGCCGGATGGAAACAGAGTGGTCCCGGTCCTATGATTTATGTGTTTGCACCTAACGGTCGTGTGCTTGAAACCCATCCGGTACCCGTGGATCGACCCACCAACTGTACTTTTGGGGATTCAGACCTACGTACCTTGTATGTAACGACTTTTGAGGGATACTTGTTACGAGCCCGAACAGAACGACAAGGCCTGTTGATTTATCCTCCTCTCCAAAAATCACCCTGA
- a CDS encoding TetR/AcrR family transcriptional regulator, which produces MKRYNRILREGTCATTVKNTSLSRRERKKIETKEKIFKAALSLFLEKGFENTTVEEITEKADVGKGTFFNYFPRKESILIYLGERRMEAIQEAFRETISEDLTIEAILKRIFEILAQENLKEKPLVKWIVMQSFKARKSVKEEVKEQQHYFRSLLEHLIDKGQRRGEIRREFKALKLAEILEGIYFSSVFKWLESEKEDSLAGDLLEKIEIIFEGIRPR; this is translated from the coding sequence TTGAAAAGATATAATCGGATCCTTCGTGAAGGAACTTGCGCAACTACTGTGAAAAATACTTCTCTATCTCGTCGCGAGCGTAAAAAGATCGAGACAAAGGAAAAGATTTTTAAGGCAGCTCTCTCCCTTTTTTTGGAAAAAGGTTTTGAGAATACCACGGTAGAGGAAATTACCGAAAAAGCAGATGTGGGGAAGGGTACTTTTTTTAATTACTTTCCCCGAAAGGAGTCTATTTTAATTTATTTAGGGGAGAGACGTATGGAGGCTATTCAAGAAGCCTTCCGTGAGACTATATCGGAGGACCTGACGATTGAAGCAATACTTAAGAGAATTTTTGAAATCCTGGCTCAAGAAAACTTGAAAGAAAAACCTTTGGTGAAATGGATAGTGATGCAGTCCTTCAAAGCCAGGAAGTCTGTTAAAGAGGAAGTCAAGGAACAGCAACACTATTTTCGATCTCTCCTTGAGCATTTAATTGATAAAGGCCAGAGACGAGGTGAGATTCGAAGGGAGTTTAAAGCGCTCAAACTGGCCGAGATTTTGGAAGGTATTTACTTTTCTTCGGTTTTTAAATGGCTTGAATCCGAGAAGGAGGATTCCTTAGCCGGAGATTTATTGGAAAAGATCGAGATTATTTTTGAAGGAATTCGACCAAGATGA